A window of the Labrus mixtus chromosome 8, fLabMix1.1, whole genome shotgun sequence genome harbors these coding sequences:
- the stap2a gene encoding signal-transducing adaptor protein 2a has translation MAAAPVRQRSGPGGPRAQLPPCYYEGYLEKRGPKEKASRRLWTCLCGNSLYFFNNAKDAHYVEKLDLGGFVSLKDDYSRDRNLEAARLILRMKDGETKLTAPNLESRELWKGFLYSVIDLNVPSCLTLLPGQLQMLKEVVDKERSRRRTRTPTRAPPSPLSVPLVGEIPPCFRPVSRTEAEVLLERHPDCGNMLLRPGRDGCSLAVTTRQDLNGSVFRHYRVTQRDQGGYVIDVENPIPCATLHEVIDALVEKTAGALQPFLLEEPYEENITYVSANDENGERILHTAPTSPLPKAPALPPKQDRWCSSPLSRSPAPDRRILTSSVPASPTNPMRRLILSPSPLAQTLNEELKMKLEKRRASQE, from the exons ATGGCGGCTGCACCCGTCAGGCAGCGCTCCGGGCCGGGGGGACCCCGGGCGCAGCTCCCGCCCTGCTACTATGAAGGCTATCTGGAGAAGCGAGGACCAAAAGAAAAG gcgTCCAGGCGTCTGTGGACCTGTCTGTGTGGCAATTCTTTGTATTTCTTCAACAATGCCAAGGATGCTCAT TATGTGGAGAAGCTGGACCTCGGTGGGTTCGTGTCGCTGAAGGATGACTACAGCCGAGACAGGAACCTGGAGGCAGCCAGACTCATCCTGCGCATGAAGGATGGAGAGACCAAACTCACG GCACCCAATTTGGAATCTAGGGAGCTATGGAAAGGTTTCCTCTACTCCGTCATAGAT CTTAACGTCCCGTCCTGTCTTACCTTGCTGCCTGGCCAGCTGCAGATGCTAAAGGAGGTGGTGGACAAAGAGCGGTCGAGGCGGAGAACTCGCACCCCAACACGTGCTCCTCCCTCGCCCCTCTCTGTGCCTTTAGTAGGAGAGATCCCACC GTGTTTCCGGCCGGTTTCTCGAACAGAAGCTGAAGTCCTCCTAGAGAGACATCCAGATTGTGGAAACATGCTGCTCCGTCCAGGCAGAGATGGGTGCTCACTGGCTGTCACGACTCGACAGGACCTgaatgg GTCAGTATTCAGACATTATAGAGTGACTCAGAGGGATCAGGGCGGTTACGTGATTGATGTAGAAAATCCT ATCCCTTGTGCTACACTTCATGAAGTCATTGACGCTCTTGTGGAAAAGACTGCAGGAGCTCTTCAACCGTTCCTACTTGAGGAGCCTTATGAAGAGAATATCA CATACGTTTCTGCCAATGATGAGAACGGAGAAAGGATCCTCCACACCGCCCCCACCAGCCCCCTGCCGAAGGCTCCTGCCCTGCCTCCAAAACAAG ATCGTTGGTGCAGTAGCCCGCTGTCCAGATCCCCTGCCCCGGACCGCCGCATCCTGACCTCATCAGTGCCAGCCTCGCCCACCAACCCAATGAGACGCCTCATCCTTTCCCCGTCACCTCTTGCACAGA CACTCAATGAGGAACTCAAAATGAAGCTGGAGAAGAGGCGAGCCAGCCAGGAGTGA
- the sema4e gene encoding semaphorin-4E translates to MHPLLSLCVFWLLPLALTLEEDSPLGCVPRRSVPYHKDNAHLFREEGVFNYSTMLLREDLNLLVLGAREAVFALDLKDISKKHASVKWEVTKQQEDECKNKGKDPETECKNYIRVLHKTEDDRMYVCGTNAFDPECDYMSYADGKLTLEKKGEDGKGKCPFDPFQRYASVMFENSLYSATSMNFLGSEPVLMRSSPASIRTEFKSSWLNEPNFVSMTQMPESVSSEDGDDDKVYVFFSETAVECDCYNKLVVSRVARVCKGDLGGQRTLQKKWTSFLKARMDCPVLESQLPYIIQDMYRWCDPQKDWRDCLFFAVFTPQSDTSDLSAVCAYRVSDISRVFEEGKYKTPVPVETSFVKWVMYSGDVPFPRPGACINNAARKEGINQTLDLPDRTLQFIKDKPLMDQAIQPIEERPLLVRRGATFTRVIVTQAQAADGKKYHVIFVGTEDGTLLKAVNYDQEMFIIEEVQLFHPPEPIKSLKFSNVTGQIYAGSDYGAAQIPLATCNRSFSCMDCVLARDPYCGWDQVDRKCVFLSTSQRKVIQRVEDGDASACPDADPVKPVNRSIWPGGNLKLHCTAPSNLAKTAWERDSSPLTPAARFQFLRDGLLILNASDSDAGRYRCLSVERSKADEYSTAVAEYQVSIVPAGTGNGTPIFPRAQVDGPSMTGLQVVVALLVVCLLALLAWNFYKGHLPLPWNCGKKVAQSQETHEQGKEKPLVLETDNGRSSNNHNRGEAAFNAEEEHGDQAVTLPTLKFIDDESDI, encoded by the exons ATGCATCCGCTGCTGTCCCTCTGTGTCTTTTGGCTGCTGCCCCTGGCCTTGACGCTGGAAGAAGACTCACCACTGGGCTGTGTCCCCCGCAGATCTGTGCCTTACCACA AGGACAATGCACACCTGTTTCGTGAAGAGGGAGTGTTCAACTACTCCACCATGCTGTTGAGAGAAGATCTGAACCTGCTGGTGCTGGGTGCCAGGGAGGCAGTGTTTGCCCTTGACCTCAAAGACATCTCAAAGAAACATGCTTCG GTTAAATGGGAAGTGACAAAACAGCAAGAAGAcgagtgtaaaaacaaaggaaaagatcctgag ACGGAGTGCAAGAACTACATCAGGGTCCTGCACAAGACGGAGGACGACaggatgtatgtgtgtggaaCCAATGCTTTTGATCCTGAGTGTGATTACATG tcaTATGCTGATGGAAAACTGACTCTtgaaaagaaaggagaggatgGCAAAGGGAAGTGTCCATTTGACCCTTTCCAAAGATACGCCTCTGTCATGTTCG AAAACAGCCTGTACTCAGCCACATCTATGAATTTCCTGGGCTCTGAACCTGTCCTAATGCGTAGCTCTCCTGCCTCCATACGCACTGAATTCAAGAGCTCCTGGCTTAATG AGCCCAACTTTGTTTCCATGACCCAGATGCCAGAGAGTGTGTCGAGTGAGGATGGAGACGATGACAAGGTGTACGTGTTTTTCAGTGAGACAGCTGTGGAGTGCGACTGCTACAACAAACTGGTGGTCTCCCGTGTCGCCCGCGTCTGCAAG GGGGATCTTGGAGGTCAGAGGACATTGCAGAAGAAATGGACATCCTTCCTGAAAGCCAGAATGGACTGTCCAGTGCTTGAGTCTCAATTGCCTTACATTATCCAGGACATGTACCGCTGGTGTGACCCACAAAAAGACTGGAGGGACTGTTTGTTCTTTGCCGTCTTTACTCCACAATC GGACACATCAGACCTTTCTGCAGTGTGTGCGTACCGGGTGTCTGACATCAGCAGAGTGTTTGAGGAGGGGAAGTACAAGACCCCGGTCCCCGTAGAAACCTCTTTTGTTAAGTGGGTGATGTATAGCGGAGATGTCCCCTTCCCTCGGCCTGGAGCT TGTATTAACAATGCTGCTCGTAAAGAGGGCATAAATCAGACTCTGGACCTCCCGGACCGGACCCTTCAATTTATCAAAGATAAACCCCTCATGGACCAAGCTATCCAGCCAATAGAGGAGAGGCCTCTACTGGTGCGAAGAGGAGCTACATTCACACGCGTCATAGTTACCCAAGCACAGGCAGCAGACGGCAAGAAGTACCACGTGATATTTGTTGGCACag AGGACGGCACACTGCTGAAAGCTGTGAACTACGATCAAGAGATGTTCATCATAGAGGAAGTACAACTCTTCCACCCACCAGAGCCAATCAAGAGCCTGAAATTCTCTAATGTCACG GGTCAGATCTATGCAGGCTCAGACTACGGAGCAGCACAGATTCCCCTGGCCACCTGTAATAGATCCTTCTCCTGTATGGACTGTGTGCTGGCCAGAGACCCGTACTGTGGCTGGGACCAGGTtgacaggaaatgtgttttcctctctACTTCACAAAG AAAAGTGATCCAAAGAGTGGAAGATGGCGATGCGTCGGCCTGCCCAGATGCTG ATCCTGTTAAACCTGTGAATCGGTCCATCTGGCCCGGAGGGAACCTGAAGCTGCATTGCACTGCACCTTCAAACCTGGCAAAAACAGCCTGGGAGCGGGACAGCAGCCCTCTGACCCCTGCAGCTCGCTTTCAGTTTCTGAGAGACGGACTGCTCATCCTCAACGCCTCAGACTCAGACGCCGGTCGATACCGCTGCCTCTCTGTCGAGCGCTCCAAAGCTGACGAGTACTCAACGGCTGTGGCAGAGTACCAGGTCAGCATAGTTCCAGCAGGCACAGGCAATGGCACTCCGATTTTTCCCAGGGCCCAGGTCGACGGCCCCTCTATGACTGGACTTCAGGTAGTGGTCGCGCTACTTGTAGTTTGTCTTCTTGCCCTTTTGGCCTGGAACTTTTACAAAGGCCATCTTCCACTGCCCTGGAACTGTGGAAAGAAGGTAGCGCAATCCCAGGAGACCCATGAGCAGGGCA AGGAGAAGCCTCTGGTGTTGGAAACAGACAACGGCCGCAGtagcaacaaccacaacaggGGGGAGGCAGCATTTAATGCAGAGGAAGAGCACGGTGATCAAGCAGTAACTCTTCCAACTCTGAAATTTATTGATGACGAGTCTGACATTTGA